From Cyanobium sp. ATX 6F1, a single genomic window includes:
- a CDS encoding long-chain acyl-[acyl-carrier-protein] reductase, with translation MFGLIGHSSSFQEARLKARTLGYDDYADGDLDMWCSAPPQLLETVQVTSAMGATIKGSYIDSCFVPEMLSRFKTARRKVLNAMELAQKSGIDITALGGFTSIIFENFKLLQFQQIRSTTLHWERFTTGNTHTAWVICRQVECNAPLLGIDLNRAKVAVVGATGDIGSAVCRWLHHRTGVAELLLVARQAQPLLDLADELVSARILELEAALAEADVVVWVASLPQTLEIDAARIPKPCLMIDGGYPKNLDTKVAGNGVHVLKGGIVEFWQDIGWKMMDVADMDKPQRQLFACFAEAMLLDFEGLHTNFSWGRNNITLTNMEKIGEASVRHGFQALGLTPSQLGALASV, from the coding sequence ATGTTTGGTCTGATCGGTCACTCCAGCAGTTTCCAGGAAGCACGGCTGAAGGCCCGCACCCTCGGCTACGACGACTACGCCGACGGCGATTTGGACATGTGGTGCAGTGCCCCACCCCAGCTGCTGGAAACGGTTCAGGTCACCAGCGCCATGGGCGCCACGATCAAAGGGTCCTACATCGACTCCTGCTTCGTGCCGGAGATGCTCAGCCGCTTCAAAACGGCTCGCCGCAAGGTGCTCAACGCCATGGAACTGGCCCAGAAGAGCGGCATCGACATCACCGCCCTGGGGGGCTTCACCTCGATCATCTTTGAGAACTTCAAGCTGCTGCAGTTCCAGCAGATCCGCTCCACCACCCTGCATTGGGAGCGCTTCACCACCGGCAACACCCACACCGCCTGGGTGATCTGCCGTCAGGTGGAATGCAACGCCCCTTTGTTGGGCATCGATCTGAACCGGGCCAAGGTGGCGGTGGTGGGCGCCACAGGCGACATCGGCAGCGCCGTCTGCCGCTGGCTGCATCACCGCACAGGCGTGGCTGAGCTGCTGCTGGTGGCCCGCCAGGCCCAGCCCCTGCTCGACCTGGCGGACGAACTGGTGTCGGCCCGCATTCTTGAGCTGGAGGCGGCCCTGGCGGAAGCGGATGTGGTGGTGTGGGTGGCGAGCCTGCCCCAGACCCTGGAGATCGACGCCGCTCGGATTCCTAAGCCCTGCCTGATGATCGACGGCGGCTATCCCAAGAACCTCGACACCAAGGTGGCCGGCAATGGTGTGCACGTGCTCAAGGGCGGGATCGTCGAGTTCTGGCAGGACATCGGCTGGAAGATGATGGATGTCGCCGATATGGACAAACCCCAACGCCAGCTGTTCGCCTGTTTTGCCGAAGCGATGCTGCTGGACTTCGAGGGCCTGCACACCAACTTCAGCTGGGGGCGCAACAACATCACCCTGACCAACATGGAGAAGATCGGTGAGGCTTCCGTGCGCCACGGATTCCAGGCCCTGGGCCTGACGCCCTCCCAGCTCGGCGCCCTGGCAAGCGTTTGA